TAAAATTTGGAAATTATCATGCAGATTTCAGATGCTGAGAGAACTCATTCCTCGTGGTGATCAAAAGAAAGATAAAGCATCTTTTCTCTTAGAGGTACAaacttttcttataaaattatatttcttttcttcaataaaTGGTGTAAATGATGGAGTCTGTGAATCTTTTTACAGGTCATTGAATACATTCAGTTTCTAAAGGAGAAAGTACAGAAATATGAAGGATCATACCAAGGATGGAACCACGAAACAGCAAAACTGGTGCCATGGGTAAATTTTACATTACCTTCATATTTTCTAATGTTTTGTAGCCATTATGATTTTTTGAGAGCGACGCTCGTTATTTTTGCAATCTAACAGTTGATCCTCATTCGTCAAGGCAGAAAAATAATAGCAGGCCTGTGGAAAGTTCTGTTGATCAGTCTCGAGGCTTGAATAGTGGTGCTGGTCCTGCATTATTATTTGCTGCAAAGTTAGATGAGAGAAACATAACCGCTTCTCCTTCCATTAATCCTGGAGGAGCACGGAATCCAGTGGAATCTGACATGACCTCCGCTAATGCAATGGATCCCCATCCTGGTTTTACAAACAAATCAATACCATTTCCTATCTCGCTGCAGCCGAGCAGGACTGCTGGCGCAGCAGCTCAGTTTCCACCTCGACTGCCATCTGACGCGGAGAACTTGGCAAGCCAAACTCAACCTCAATCATGCCATGCCAGGTCATGGAGCACTGACGAGGCTGTTGCTAGTGATAAGCTGAAAGAAAAGGATCTGACTGTTGAAGGTGGTACAATCAGCATCTCTAATGCGTACTCTCAAGGGTGAGTTGGCATATTGCAATTTATAGTTTCAAACTCATTTGTTATGCACATATTCTTACACGTTTATTCTCTCTTGGGTCGTGGTACTGCCTGATTACCCTGATGATAGGTCAAAATATTTCAAGTACATGATAACACGTGCAAAACTTAATCACTTAAATGGTGATATGTGAAGTGCCACTTTCTTTTAGCACACTCCTTGCCTACTTCACTCTAGGGATTATAAATTACCTGCCTCTGTAGCATTATACTGTACCTGCTTATTCATGTTATACATAGCTTGTTTGCTTCTGGTAGATTTTTTTAGCAGTCTTGAAATCCGTGCAAGGGCAGAAATTATACATGAACTTTCACTTTGACATCTATGTCCCAGCTACATTGCTCTTGTAAGATGGTCAGGGGACATCCTCTTCTGACTTAGATAAGGCTCGTTGCACAATTAGATTGCTAAATATTAGAAGCACATAATGAGGGCTACTTCTAACAATAATACATGAATCGGGTCTTGTTTCTAGGATAAGCTGAACTATTTACTGAGTCTTTTCAATTCGTTCAAATTAACTCCTCTTTCTGGTTTTTGCAAATAATTTCTTTAGATTCTTTCTAGTGACCAGAGATAACATTTTTTTGCGGCATTAGTACCACCTCAATACTCATCATATGGATGGATAACATTGTATACTaggtaaatttaaaagaaaagaaaagaaaagaaagaaagaaaagaaagtagtCTAGCACTTTTTTGTTGCTCACTGAAGACGTATTATGGGAAGTAGCCTTCTGTGTAGCCCTTTAAGAAGAGTAATGGTTGATATGAGTCGATAACATAACTTGTATTGGAATTAAATAGGTTGGTAAATACTTTGACGCAAGCCTTCCAGAGTTCAGGAGTAGATTTGTCTCGGGCCAGCATCTCAGTGCAGATAGTGCTCGGGAAGACAGGAAATAGCAGACAAACTGCGTCAACATCCATTACAAAGGTTTATTGACATTTTACTTTGGAGTAATTTCAACTATCGTTTCCATCAAATTACTCCTTACCTTTGTATTTTCCACTTTAACGTAGGATAATAACGTTCTCCCTAGCAATAGAGGCACAACACGTTCAAGAGTTTCAAGTGGTGAAGAATCTGGTCAAGCACGAAAGAAGCTCAAGACAAGCAAAGCTAGCGCAAGAGTTGCATAATTTTGTTCCTttgtacttcattttttttctttgttttgttatcCTGTCCTATCGTGGGGGATAATTCATATCTTCTCCTGGTTTACGAACTAATTAGTTGAGCCAGAAATGATTGTACATGTAGttgcttttaatttgttggaaTGCACAGATATCCTAGCACACAAATATGTAACTTTTCCCTTTTGTGCATTACTGTATCCGTAGAGGCTTCCATTCTAATGTTGAGAAGCGGGCTTTTCATCCAAGTTTTTCTACTCGTGAATTTTCTAAATAACTGTCAACAGTCTGATCACTCGCTTTTGTTGAGTTGCACTTGTGGCGTTGTATAAAATTACCAAAACATTCTTCTTGTTACTGTtttatgcatatatattttttttaccataaaatatgcatttttcttgttttactcATCTTTATTGGACATTAGCTATAGATGATTAAATATTCTTTACAAGGATAATTCATGATTATTAAAGGCAATATTGTAACTTGATTCATGTTGAGTCACGTGATAGACTTTTGTATTGTTTCCtctcaccaaaaaataaaaataagataaaaaaaactttaataaggTTGTGACCATAATATGGTATTGATTTAGGATGAGGACTTCACATTTGTATTCTCTAGATAGTTCGTTGTATATTATCTACAATTTATTTGCTTAATTAGCCTATGACACTCTAAAGTTGTATTTACAAGCATGCCCTGTATTTTTATTATCCAACTATTAAATGTAATATGGTTTATGTTCAACCtcgaattttttataataagtatTCAGTTATGTGATTAAGATTGGTTGTTGATACGGCTTAGTATATGGTTCAACCTTGGATTTTTCATAAAGGGTTTTTATTTAGGGATACATTTGGTCATTTGAGCTTTTTTATGGATGATGGGTTCGACCCAATTCTTTTGGCGAGTCATTTGGCCAGATCAAGACAGGCTATGTATAAGATGTTTTAAGATAGCAAAGAATGTTTATTTGAAGTGTATTTTGGGTCTGAATTGGTCTCTATCAATGAATATAAGTTGGGTCACATAGGTCCAAAGTTGACTTAGGTTAATTAAGATGTTGGGATTAGATCAGAtttgttttgagttgattttctaaTTCTACAATGacttaaatcattaaaatattctcctaaaattcaaggaaattttgttcattatttttcctattatttAGGAGAATATTTATCAACGAAAGAGGAAGTTTTCAAATTAACAAAGGATGCTAGAGAGAGCTATCAGATTTGATTTTCTAAGCTATGaaggattaattaatgattCTCCTAGTttagtgacacgaccaaaagattgatgttttctcccaagtgtaagagtgtcgaagtaataaataatccggcaagaccggagtcgaactacagagaggttaattgtataaattataaataacaatcatacaacaacaataataacaataatagtaatagtaatagtaatagtaataataatagtagtagtagtagtagtagtagtagtagtagtagtagtagtaataataataataataataataaaaaagaggaggaggaggaggaggaagaagttgatgagaattttgagatggaagatcaatgtgagaattaaacaatgataaaaacaagtgtcaaggttagaggatccattaatggtatttcaaacaagtatagtataaactcttattactcaactggaaaccatatacaaaggaggtttcaataagatgatttgtcattaatagctcataataaattgttaacatgatcatattaattatcttatttaagtaacaccaaacttttaaatattgtcaggaattcatgatgctaacttatgttaacaacaaatcaagttcctttcatagtacatgtgtaggtaataccataggttgggctatgagagtgccaagaatttgttgtaccaagtgttatataacacaaatctagattaactatttaacatgcaaggtattaagaattagcaAGATacaaagataagacatgttaatgttaaacattaaggtccatgttgagtttacaatatacttattcttacaccagtagtgtaaccttttcaccttgacataataaacttagctaaacataatgaggaagagaaacataaataaacaaaataagaaaataaataagatacaagttaactaagtaaaggaaaataaatgaaaagtataaacaagatattaatgaaagcaaaacttaagaattacaaaaaaaatatatatataaagagagagcaagagcaagtttttgatctgaacaaccaagccctaaatacatggcaattgcctccttttataggccaaaatttagaactattgatttgatgaataattattgagtgggtggccaactcttgacttggtgaaaatccttatcttcttgtctgaataaaacgtcattgctagcatcagaaatggaaccacctgtaccatgaaagttataggaaattgtcttatctttccaagaaaaaaaaattaaggtcatttggacttctagaactcgagatatgggcttaaacactgaacagtgtttgggctgcatgACAGATttagacttctccattgttgctataatttggacttgaaaatgacatttttaaatcttagactccacataaaagttataggcctatgtcttatcaaatttgtccaaaaaattgaggtcgtttggacatctagaactcaagatatgacccaattaccaaacaatgttccagttggactgcaccgacatctcttttctaagtttggccctctatttgtcttttcaatttcaatacttaaactcatcaattaatcctttcatttatgtgatggacctgcatttaagatgaacgtttatcataaattaaaggtatcttatattattatatatgttattataaaacatgctttagttaaggagttattaatacttcaagtgcaaaatgatgatataaaaccttgataaaaatcacttttaagtactaatcacaccccccaactagcttattactagtccctagtaatcaaagcgttaaaatagaaaaataatttgcaaatttcacaaagcaaggcattcatcattcaactttctttaatctatccagataaacaaactctcattaaattcatatatctgctcaatacatcttaaacaagatattaataaacctttttttttatgctcaaaatatcaacatatagttatagGGCTTtacttgaaagaaaacaaaattttcgttctaatgtttaaggttaacttccttgggttaagattattatctttttattttatttttaatatatacatataacttaaaacacaatgcatctttaacccatgtaagaAGCTTTTGGCTAATAACTcctagaccagttggtcttagagcattaggtgttgagacacccctacgagcttagtaactttGGTTGCaaatactgatacgtagatagtgcaatgtttgattcccttaagcttttctcctcaacccatataACAAGCATCgagccaatagctcccaagtcagttgactttaggatattaggtgttaaaacacccctttgggcttaatttcttaggttagggaggctacaaaactaaacttatctacgtttttatttatttatttatttaattacatttattataattttttttttgttttttttttttgcaaattaataCTATTCCTTTTCCttgttgttacctttaacaaaaagaacataaataatataataattcaatgtgcaacccacaatcatatgttaaagtgtttGTGTGAAAacaaaggtttaagaatacttattaaatgagtatatgagaagagtcaattgataataatgcgagagtttgtaaacctgaatatttcaagagaagtatgtgatagaccttgttatgaatattgcaataaccattggaaaatgtttactaagatgcgtctcaagaatcaataaaattctcccttactctgtcatcctagtaataaaaattttgtcaaatggttttaataatagcaaaaacagttaataagttttttttaaaattttcaactactaccctctcctcCCAatcaaaacgagacattgtcctcaatgttctaaggtagaaagatggagtatagaagacatcacctgaaacaacaaacactaacaaacctgaaacatacttaaacaaatataagaaataacaaaacaaaataatgtgctattaacaaaaccaaaagacacaaggtttcataaatgaaggctcaaatccaatttaagctttttacagctttccatagttgaccaatttatacgactcattgagggatcaattacagggatggaagattgtagttggtcaatcaattgttcaacaatagcagcaaagattatgatttgttgtaccaaagatgttagaaattgctgttccacagcttgatcaagaaaagataacaaattataataaaaaccattaacatttaacaaacctataggtttatggtgaatgtgcagttgggcctaagagaaaatatgaaagatctcttccaatgtgcctagaccacctggtaaggcaatgaaggcatcaacatggttaaacattgtatttattcgatcagacattgtggagaACTATAGTTCCtttccaattg
The genomic region above belongs to Populus alba chromosome 12, ASM523922v2, whole genome shotgun sequence and contains:
- the LOC118028975 gene encoding transcription factor BIM1 isoform X2, with protein sequence MELPQQRPFGTEGSKPTHDLLSLYRHSSTVQQDPRPPSQGGYLKTHDFLQPLERGGKTTAKEITNVEVLTVEKPPPPAPPPSVEHILPGGIGTYSNSQISSFNERVPNPENTIFSVAQDSSTDKNDDNSNCSSYSGSGFTPWEESALKKGKTGKENVGERSNIIRDAALKTGQWTPSERPSQSSSNNHRSSFNSLSSSQPTGRSSPQSFIEMIKLAKGCTLDDDVDDEEEFLLKKETPSPIREGELRVKVDGKSNDQKPDTPRSKHSATEQRRRSKINDRFQMLRELIPRGDQKKDKASFLLEVIEYIQFLKEKVQKYEGSYQGWNHETAKLVPWKNNSRPVESSVDQSRGLNSGAGPALLFAAKLDERNITASPSINPGGARNPVESDMTSANAMDPHPGFTNKSIPFPISLQPSRTAGAAAQFPPRLPSDAENLASQTQPQSCHARSWSTDEAVASDKLKEKDLTVEGGTISISNAYSQGLVNTLTQAFQSSGVDLSRASISVQIVLGKTGNSRQTASTSITKDNNVLPSNRGTTRSRVSSGEESGQARKKLKTSKASARVA